The proteins below come from a single Metarhizium brunneum chromosome 1, complete sequence genomic window:
- the CTN gene encoding Cactin: MDPGRRVMIDDRRPPSRRDATSARADAYNRISKSTKPGPSKTAQNAAKYLTEEEQSRKFVADEDKFVLKQSKKKADIRVREGRAKPIDRLAFNLRYIDEERDVFDDDEGDMDIQLDAPEVIVQGLTLAQLKELESDISSYHILETDRRNRQYWEALRAICVDLKSKVDTNTRDGRVVNSVVDDIDRILSPKSYDQLEALEKQIKTKLQTDENIDTDYWEQLLRHLLVWKSKATLTRIYNEIKEKRAEMLKTRGPVARPKQDAKAISNAAVPSEPQPSPQPVANEDASNVTNALYDREAARGVSENEEIFNAEEQVPTGSKPQWADTYTARKPRYFNRVQMGYEWNKYNQTHYDHDNPPPKVVQGYKFNIFYPDLIDKTKAPTFKIIREHGRRKGESFAAAGEADTCLIRFIAGPPYEDIAFRIVDREWDYSAKRERGFKSSFEKGILQLHFQFKKIFYRK, encoded by the exons ATGGATCCTGGTCGCCGGGTAATGATTGACGACCGGAGGCCTCCCAGTCGCCGTGATGCAACATCTGCCCGCGCCGACGCGTACAACCGAATCTCGAAATCCACAAAACCCGGGCCTTCCAAGACGGCTCAAAATGCAGCCAAGTATCTcacagaagaagagcagTCGAGGAAGTTCGTAGCGGATGAAGATAAATTTGTGCTGAAAcagtccaagaagaaggcagaCATCCGGGTTCGTGAGGGACGAGCAAAACCAATCGACCGGCTCGCCTTCAATCTGCGCTATATTGACGAGGAACGAGATGTtttcgatgacgatgagggcGATATGGATATCCAGCTCGATGCACCGGAAGTGATTGTCCAGGGGTTGACCTTGGCTCAACTCAAGGAACTCGAATCGGATATTTCTTCCTATCACATACTTGAGACGGACAGACGAAATCGACAATACTGGGAAGCTTTGCGTGCAATCTGCGTGGACCTGAAGTCGAAAGTCGATACGAATACTCGAGATGGGCGTGTGGTGAATAGCGTCGTGGACGATATTGATCGCATTCTAAGCCCAAAATCGTATGATCAATTAGAGGCCCTGGAGAAGCAAATCAAGACCAAGTTGCAGACTGATGAAAATATCGACACCGATTACTGGGAACAGTTGTTGCGCCATCTTTTGGTTTGGAAGTCCAAGGCTACCTTGACGCGAATTTACAATGAGATCAAAGAGAAGCGGGCTGAGATGCTGAAAACACGAGGGCCAGTAGCACGACCGAAACAAGACGCAAAAGCAATTTCAAATGCAGCCGTCCCTTCTGAACCGCAACCTTCTCCTCAGCCGGTGGCGAATGAAGATGCCTCCAACGTCACCAACGCCCTCTACGACCGAGAAGCCGCGAGAGGTGTCTCCGAGAATGAAGAGATTTTTAATGCGGAAGAACAAGTACCTACTGGCTCGAAACCTCAATGGGCAGACACATACACAGCACGCAAGCCGAGATACTTCAACAGAGTCCAGATGGGGTACGAATGGAATAAATACAACCAAACCCATTACGACCACGACAATCCGCCCCCAAAAGTCGTTCAGGGATACaagtttaatatattttatcCTGATCTTATTGATAAAACGAAAGCACCCACTTTCAAGATCATCCGCGAGCATGGAAGGCGGAAAGGGGAGTCGTTTGCAGCGGCTGGTGAAGCCGATACATGCCTTATTCGATTCATAGCGGGACCGCCTTATGAGGATATTGCCTTTCGAATTGTGGACAGAGAATGGGATTATAGTGCAAAGAGGGAGCGTGGATTCAAGAGTTCGTTTGAAAAG GGCATCTTGCAACTGCATTTTCAGTTCAAAAAG ATATTCTACCGCAAGTAG